One Streptomyces sp. NBC_01217 genomic region harbors:
- a CDS encoding tyrosine-type recombinase/integrase, with product MAYIETKERRGGDPTFVVRWRTAGARTGKRESESFDDITSAEKFRDLVKAHGEHWPPGWTRGHGFVADRRRKETMFEAFALAYVDRLTGIQGDTRSKYKKEIRENMAPWFGSYSVEDGEGSIVRTMVQDWVNDLEAGRLAPLDPRDRKPRTAYAPKTVQNKHGLLSAIMQSAVDAEPSLRASNPCAKTRLPRLDGAEDEEEMVFLEREEWAWIYECLRDDAKDLGETIAETGFRWGEATALQPRDLRRRNGRPAVRVQRAWKKDEDGKSILGPPKTRKSRRTVVITHKLDRMLRRRAKGLAPNDLIFTGPEGGKWDPGTFRRLRWIPAIELAAEKYGLIKRPRIHDLRHSHASWLIAAKVPLPAIQGRLGHESITTTVDRYGHLLDALDDEVMAAIEWAMDPKAPLPGFLERSGLAATTDGLPHVPRQLSGLAQETWKDASDVPQDDAEHENDPVFVVTLGRREVPFADREHAQAVADQWNDDHEEKIAAMRADGWPEEKIARRGALGPEERERWTGGGSAWSRMPERQFVHYALASYEADGTLTYEPLPVSSRWTWEFEHDGFTTRAAEFRTEFRPHGNTEAHARGINKSAVVRAFEQARMEALEVCAKHPEADLTSTEA from the coding sequence ATGGCCTACATCGAAACCAAGGAGCGTAGGGGCGGAGACCCCACGTTCGTCGTCCGCTGGCGCACAGCCGGTGCCCGGACTGGCAAGCGGGAGTCGGAGTCGTTCGACGACATCACGTCCGCTGAGAAGTTCCGCGATCTCGTGAAGGCGCACGGGGAGCACTGGCCGCCCGGGTGGACCCGAGGTCACGGTTTCGTTGCAGACCGGCGTCGCAAGGAGACGATGTTCGAGGCCTTCGCGCTCGCCTACGTCGACCGGCTAACCGGCATTCAGGGCGACACGCGCAGTAAGTACAAGAAGGAGATCAGGGAGAACATGGCTCCCTGGTTCGGGTCCTACTCAGTGGAGGACGGCGAAGGCAGCATCGTCCGGACCATGGTCCAGGACTGGGTCAACGACCTCGAAGCCGGCCGCCTCGCTCCGCTCGACCCGCGCGACCGGAAGCCCCGCACCGCGTACGCGCCGAAGACCGTCCAGAACAAGCACGGCCTCCTCAGCGCGATCATGCAGTCCGCCGTCGATGCAGAACCGTCACTGCGGGCCTCCAACCCGTGCGCGAAGACCCGTCTGCCCCGGCTCGACGGAGCCGAGGACGAGGAGGAGATGGTCTTCCTCGAACGCGAGGAATGGGCCTGGATCTACGAGTGCCTTCGCGACGACGCCAAGGATCTTGGCGAGACCATCGCGGAGACCGGCTTCCGGTGGGGTGAGGCCACCGCACTTCAGCCGCGGGACCTTCGGCGTCGCAACGGGCGCCCGGCTGTCCGCGTACAGAGGGCCTGGAAGAAGGACGAGGACGGCAAGTCCATCCTCGGTCCCCCGAAGACTCGGAAGTCACGCCGCACCGTCGTCATCACACACAAGCTCGACCGGATGCTTCGTCGTCGGGCGAAGGGCCTGGCTCCCAACGATCTGATCTTCACCGGTCCCGAAGGTGGCAAGTGGGACCCCGGCACCTTCCGACGCCTGCGCTGGATACCCGCGATCGAGCTGGCCGCAGAGAAGTACGGCTTGATCAAGCGACCGCGCATCCACGACCTCCGTCACTCCCACGCTTCGTGGCTGATCGCAGCGAAGGTGCCCCTGCCGGCCATCCAGGGACGGCTTGGCCACGAGTCCATCACCACGACCGTGGACCGCTACGGCCACCTCCTGGACGCCTTGGACGACGAGGTCATGGCCGCCATCGAATGGGCCATGGACCCGAAGGCCCCGCTGCCCGGCTTCCTGGAGCGCTCCGGCTTGGCCGCCACTACGGACGGACTTCCCCACGTGCCTCGCCAGCTCTCCGGACTGGCCCAGGAAACCTGGAAGGACGCCAGCGACGTGCCGCAGGACGATGCAGAACACGAGAACGACCCGGTCTTCGTTGTTACGCTGGGCCGCCGGGAGGTGCCGTTCGCGGACCGCGAGCACGCACAGGCCGTCGCCGACCAGTGGAACGATGACCACGAGGAAAAGATCGCGGCCATGCGGGCAGACGGCTGGCCAGAGGAGAAGATCGCCCGCCGCGGAGCCCTAGGCCCAGAGGAGCGCGAGCGATGGACCGGCGGCGGCTCCGCCTGGTCCCGGATGCCGGAGCGGCAGTTCGTGCACTATGCCTTGGCTTCGTACGAGGCCGACGGCACCCTGACGTACGAGCCGCTTCCGGTGAGTAGCCGGTGGACGTGGGAGTTCGAGCACGACGGCTTCACCACGCGGGCCGCAGAGTTCCGGACCGAGTTCCGCCCCCACGGCAACACAGAGGCGCACGCTCGGGGAATCAACAAGTCGGCTGTCGTCCGAGCCTTCGAGCAGGCCCGGATGGAGGCTCTGGAGGTGTGCGCCAAGCATCCGGAGGCCGACCTCACGAGCACCGAGGCTTGA
- a CDS encoding helix-turn-helix domain-containing protein, whose translation MDAAQQEATARARELQRSWYGEPLGALFRRLIDDLGLNQARLAAVLGLSAPMLSQLMSGQRAKIGNPAVVQRVQALQELAGQVADGSVSAGEATDRMEEVKKSQGGSVLTGTSQTSHTGGAPTVRRVVREIQSLLRSVAAAGDIIDAADSLAPTHPELAEFLKVYGAGRTADAVAHYEGHQS comes from the coding sequence ATGGACGCAGCTCAGCAAGAGGCAACGGCAAGAGCCAGGGAGCTTCAGCGCAGTTGGTACGGAGAGCCCCTCGGGGCTCTCTTCCGCCGGCTGATCGATGATCTCGGCCTGAACCAGGCACGGCTCGCCGCGGTCCTCGGGCTGTCCGCCCCCATGCTCTCCCAGCTCATGAGCGGCCAGCGGGCGAAGATCGGCAACCCCGCGGTCGTCCAGCGCGTCCAGGCACTCCAGGAGCTCGCCGGCCAGGTCGCCGACGGCAGCGTCAGCGCGGGAGAGGCCACCGACCGCATGGAAGAGGTCAAGAAGTCCCAGGGCGGCTCCGTCCTCACCGGCACCAGCCAGACCTCCCACACCGGCGGAGCCCCCACCGTCCGGCGCGTGGTCCGCGAGATCCAGTCGCTGCTGCGGTCGGTCGCGGCCGCCGGAGACATCATCGATGCCGCCGACTCCCTCGCCCCGACCCACCCGGAACTGGCAGAGTTCCTCAAGGTGTACGGCGCAGGGCGCACCGCGGACGCGGTGGCGCACTACGAGGGACACCAGAGCTAG
- a CDS encoding serine/threonine protein kinase produces the protein MGEVFAGRYELIDPIGRGGVGAVWRAWDHRRRRYVAAKVLQQSDAHTLLRFVREQALRIEHPHVLAPASWAADDDKVLFTMDLVSGGSLAHVIGDYGPLPPRFVCTLLDQLLSGLSTVHAEGVVHRDIKPANILMEATGTGRPHLRLSDFGISMRKGEPRLTETNYVVGTPGYLAPEQMMGSEPDFPADLFAVGLVALYLLQGKKPDAQALVEHFVSYGTPGAPEGIPEPLWQVLAGLLQPDPQARFRTATGARKALNAAVDMLPEPAADDEPVEVFDQLGPLPAGFGPAGPVAAPRTAVQDTQPAQTDQGAQQPYAQPPVPMSETGSFHLPPPPQQPTPLPRPAQPDTPLTPLPAHTASPLPTPDPSQAPTAAVQHEPALTRAYTAGQPQVHAPGAVAAPHFPAAVPARAPQNRPGPPLKVAVPVLLVALVCFAVGIWALTQS, from the coding sequence ATGGGTGAGGTCTTCGCCGGTCGGTACGAATTGATCGATCCGATCGGACGTGGTGGAGTCGGTGCCGTCTGGCGCGCCTGGGACCACCGGCGCCGCCGTTATGTGGCGGCCAAGGTCCTCCAGCAGAGCGACGCACACACGCTGCTGCGCTTCGTCCGCGAGCAGGCGCTGCGGATCGAGCATCCGCATGTGCTCGCCCCGGCCAGCTGGGCCGCGGACGACGACAAGGTCCTGTTCACCATGGACCTGGTCAGCGGCGGTTCGCTGGCGCATGTCATCGGCGACTACGGCCCGCTGCCTCCCCGATTCGTCTGCACGCTGCTCGACCAGTTGCTGTCCGGGTTGTCGACGGTGCACGCGGAGGGCGTCGTGCACCGCGACATCAAGCCCGCCAACATCCTGATGGAGGCCACCGGCACCGGACGGCCGCATCTGCGGCTGTCCGACTTCGGTATCTCCATGCGCAAGGGTGAGCCGCGGCTCACCGAGACCAACTACGTGGTGGGAACGCCCGGTTACCTCGCGCCCGAGCAGATGATGGGCTCGGAGCCCGACTTCCCCGCGGACCTGTTCGCGGTCGGACTCGTCGCGCTGTATCTGCTGCAGGGGAAGAAGCCGGACGCCCAGGCCCTCGTCGAGCACTTCGTCTCGTACGGCACGCCCGGCGCCCCGGAGGGGATTCCCGAGCCGCTGTGGCAGGTGCTCGCCGGTCTGCTGCAGCCGGATCCCCAGGCCCGGTTCCGTACGGCCACGGGCGCGCGCAAGGCGCTCAACGCCGCGGTCGACATGCTGCCCGAGCCCGCCGCCGACGACGAGCCGGTGGAGGTCTTCGACCAGCTCGGGCCGCTGCCCGCCGGTTTCGGCCCCGCGGGACCGGTCGCGGCCCCCCGCACAGCCGTACAGGACACGCAGCCCGCACAGACGGACCAGGGGGCCCAACAGCCCTACGCCCAGCCGCCGGTCCCGATGTCGGAGACGGGCAGCTTCCATCTTCCGCCGCCTCCGCAGCAGCCCACACCGCTGCCCCGTCCGGCGCAGCCGGACACGCCTCTCACTCCGCTCCCGGCGCACACGGCTTCTCCCTTGCCCACGCCGGATCCATCGCAGGCCCCCACGGCCGCGGTGCAGCACGAACCGGCTCTCACCCGCGCGTACACCGCAGGTCAGCCGCAGGTCCACGCTCCCGGGGCGGTGGCTGCCCCGCACTTCCCGGCCGCCGTTCCCGCGCGTGCCCCGCAAAACCGTCCGGGACCGCCTCTGAAAGTGGCGGTCCCGGTCCTGCTGGTGGCGCTGGTCTGTTTCGCCGTGGGCATCTGGGCTCTGACCCAGAGCTGA
- a CDS encoding vWA domain-containing protein — protein MPAAVAAPGGVPAAPEPPGPGSGSSLVMVLDSSGSMGDDDGTGRTRMESARTAVGTVVDGLPDGHPTGLRVYGADRPRGCTDTRLVQPVHRLDRAAVKRAVAAVRPRGDTPIGLSLQKAAEDLPQPAGGAIGTRTILLISDGEDNCGTPQPCEVAEQLGRAGAGLRIDTVGFQVRGAAREQLECIAAAGNGRYYDAPDAEALGRQLQRASQLSAGGYRFRGEQVEGTATGAGAPVLVPGQYLDTIGPGEKRYYAVGLDAVSTVDFSATAVPQPGAAVDTFDALRTGIAYGAGGSCATDTAHFQQKEGATPLTSAVARIPAQEGTRACDRAGRYWLVVERESKKGSDAARWPLELLYGVEAPLAGGVTPAQSQPEYGEGGRDAVLPAGDPRDVRGGTGFNDAEELGRGVWRDRILPSQTLWYKVPAGWGQQVRYDVEFANEPTVERGTSTYSYGATRLFTPARFPLTGGGEFNSTTMYNGRPSAIRMGGVPVAWTNRYEYRSDVQPVHTGGDFYISVTLGARAADIAENPQIGVVLRVSVLGDELVGPEHHAAAVAEKADKKADKQGNSSGAGDSGGTGGAGWTGIAAAAGAGAVAVVIAVLVFVRGRRGRAAQTTRGSA, from the coding sequence ATGCCGGCCGCGGTGGCGGCACCGGGCGGTGTGCCCGCCGCCCCGGAGCCACCCGGACCCGGCTCGGGCAGCAGCCTGGTCATGGTCCTCGACTCCTCGGGGTCCATGGGGGACGACGACGGTACGGGGCGTACCCGGATGGAGAGCGCGCGCACGGCCGTCGGCACCGTCGTCGACGGTCTTCCCGACGGCCATCCGACCGGGCTGCGGGTGTACGGCGCCGACCGGCCCCGGGGCTGTACGGACACCAGACTCGTACAGCCGGTGCACAGGCTCGACAGGGCGGCCGTGAAGCGGGCCGTGGCGGCCGTGCGGCCCAGGGGAGACACTCCCATCGGGCTGTCGTTGCAGAAGGCCGCCGAAGACCTTCCGCAGCCCGCAGGCGGCGCCATCGGCACGCGCACGATCCTGCTGATCTCCGACGGCGAGGACAACTGCGGTACGCCGCAGCCCTGCGAGGTCGCCGAGCAGCTCGGCAGGGCGGGTGCCGGGCTGCGGATCGACACCGTCGGCTTCCAGGTGCGGGGCGCCGCCCGCGAGCAGCTGGAATGCATCGCGGCGGCGGGCAACGGCCGTTACTACGACGCGCCGGACGCCGAGGCGCTGGGCAGGCAGCTGCAACGGGCCTCTCAACTCTCCGCGGGCGGCTACCGGTTCCGGGGCGAGCAGGTCGAGGGAACGGCGACGGGTGCGGGGGCGCCCGTGCTCGTACCCGGGCAGTATCTGGACACCATCGGACCCGGTGAGAAGCGGTACTATGCCGTCGGTCTGGATGCCGTTTCGACAGTGGACTTCTCGGCGACGGCGGTGCCGCAGCCCGGGGCGGCCGTCGACACCTTCGACGCACTGCGCACCGGCATCGCGTACGGCGCAGGCGGTTCGTGTGCGACGGACACCGCGCACTTCCAGCAGAAGGAGGGTGCGACCCCGCTGACCTCGGCGGTCGCCCGCATCCCCGCGCAGGAGGGCACCCGCGCCTGCGACCGGGCCGGCCGGTACTGGCTGGTGGTGGAGCGGGAGAGCAAGAAGGGCTCCGATGCCGCGCGTTGGCCCCTTGAGCTCCTCTACGGGGTGGAGGCGCCGCTGGCCGGGGGCGTCACGCCCGCCCAGTCGCAGCCGGAGTACGGCGAGGGCGGCAGGGACGCCGTGCTGCCCGCCGGCGACCCCCGCGATGTGCGGGGCGGTACCGGCTTCAACGATGCCGAGGAACTCGGCCGGGGCGTGTGGCGCGACCGGATCCTTCCCTCGCAGACCCTCTGGTACAAGGTCCCGGCCGGCTGGGGACAGCAGGTGCGCTACGACGTGGAGTTCGCGAACGAGCCCACGGTGGAGCGCGGCACCTCCACATACTCGTACGGCGCGACCCGGCTGTTCACGCCGGCTCGCTTCCCGCTCACCGGAGGCGGCGAGTTCAACTCGACGACCATGTACAACGGCCGTCCGTCGGCGATCAGGATGGGCGGGGTGCCGGTCGCCTGGACCAACCGCTACGAGTACCGCTCCGACGTCCAGCCCGTCCACACCGGGGGCGACTTCTACATCTCGGTGACGCTGGGGGCGCGGGCCGCCGATATTGCGGAGAACCCGCAGATCGGTGTGGTGCTGCGGGTGTCGGTGCTCGGCGACGAGCTGGTCGGCCCCGAGCACCATGCCGCTGCCGTGGCCGAGAAGGCGGACAAGAAGGCGGACAAGCAGGGCAATTCGAGTGGTGCCGGAGACAGCGGCGGTACGGGCGGGGCAGGATGGACCGGCATTGCGGCCGCTGCCGGGGCGGGCGCCGTGGCGGTGGTGATCGCGGTGCTCGTGTTCGTGCGCGGGCGTCGCGGACGGGCCGCACAGACGACGAGGGGAAGCGCGTGA
- a CDS encoding DLW-39 family protein: MKKLLLVALAAIGGLLVYRQIQADRAEQDLWTEATDSVPAGSGV, from the coding sequence GTGAAGAAGCTTCTCCTGGTCGCACTGGCCGCCATCGGCGGGCTCCTCGTGTACCGCCAGATCCAGGCGGATCGCGCCGAGCAGGATCTGTGGACGGAGGCGACTGACTCCGTGCCCGCAGGTTCGGGTGTGTGA
- a CDS encoding DUF6344 domain-containing protein, which produces MSTFKPKSIWTAFVTAFFALLAALGLMSTPAAATESSAPEATTTNHEHTGATAATATTPSVRWTLPRDRALPPTMKQRIRAEAHGSSPAARHLSVDTTDAVESRNTARAAHGAPAGDVSLLPP; this is translated from the coding sequence ATGAGCACCTTCAAGCCCAAGAGCATCTGGACCGCCTTCGTCACCGCCTTCTTCGCACTCCTTGCCGCGCTGGGCCTCATGAGCACCCCGGCGGCGGCCACGGAGTCGAGCGCCCCGGAGGCGACCACCACGAACCACGAGCACACGGGTGCGACCGCGGCAACCGCGACCACTCCGTCGGTGCGATGGACCCTTCCGCGTGACAGGGCGCTGCCACCCACGATGAAGCAGCGCATCCGCGCCGAGGCCCACGGCTCCTCACCCGCTGCCCGGCATCTGTCCGTAGACACGACGGACGCCGTGGAGTCCAGGAACACCGCCCGCGCCGCCCACGGGGCCCCGGCGGGGGACGTTTCTCTCCTCCCGCCATGA
- a CDS encoding DUF3566 domain-containing protein produces MTDTRGPQPQYEGYATGPLPGEREPAPGQAGGPYHPPQAYPSPAGGTQGGAQGIGAAQAARRTRTGARTTPRTRKARLRVAKADPWSVMKVSFLLSIALGICTVVAAAVLWMVMDAMGVFSTVGGTISEATGSNENNGFDLQSFLSLPRVLIFTSVIAVIDVVLATALATLGSFIYNLSAGFVGGVELTLAEDE; encoded by the coding sequence GTGACGGACACCCGGGGGCCTCAGCCCCAGTACGAGGGATACGCGACCGGGCCGTTGCCCGGTGAGCGCGAGCCCGCACCTGGGCAGGCGGGCGGGCCGTATCACCCGCCGCAGGCATACCCCTCGCCCGCGGGCGGGACCCAGGGCGGTGCGCAGGGCATCGGCGCCGCTCAGGCGGCCCGGCGGACGCGGACCGGGGCGCGGACCACTCCGCGTACCCGCAAGGCGCGTCTGCGGGTGGCCAAGGCCGACCCGTGGTCGGTGATGAAGGTCAGTTTCCTGCTCTCCATCGCGCTCGGTATCTGCACGGTGGTGGCGGCGGCGGTGCTGTGGATGGTGATGGACGCGATGGGCGTCTTCTCCACCGTGGGCGGCACGATCAGCGAGGCCACCGGCTCGAACGAGAACAACGGCTTCGATCTGCAGTCGTTCCTGTCGCTGCCGCGGGTCCTCATCTTCACCTCGGTCATCGCCGTGATCGATGTGGTTCTGGCGACCGCGCTGGCGACCCTGGGCTCGTTCATCTACAACCTGTCGGCGGGCTTCGTGGGCGGCGTCGAGCTCACGCTGGCCGAGGACGAGTAG
- the gyrA gene encoding DNA gyrase subunit A, with the protein MADENTPVTPEEEPAVAGVGMRVEPVGLETEMQRSYLDYAMSVIVSRALPDVRDGLKPVHRRVLYAMYDGGYRPEKGFYKCARVVGDVMGTYHPHGDSSIYDALVRLAQHWSMRMPLVDSNGNFGSPGNDPAAAMRYTECKMMPLSMEMVRDIDEETVDFQDNYDGRNQEPTVLPARFPNLLVNGSAGIAVGMATNIPPHNLREVADGAQWYLEHPEASQEELLEALIERIKGPDFPTGALVVGRKGIEEAYRTGRGSITMRAVVAVEEIQNRQCLVVTELPYQTNPDNLAQKIADLVKDGKIGGIADVRDETSSRTGQRLVVVLKRDAVAKVVLNNLYKHTDLQTNFGANMLALVDGVPRTLSIDAFIRHWVTHQIEVIVRRTKFRLRKAEERAHILRGLLKALDAIDEVIALIRRSQTVEVAREGLMGLLEIDEIQANAILEMQLRRLAALEHQKITAEHDELQAKINEYNQILASPERQRQIVSEELAAIVDKFGDDRRSKLVPFDGDMSIEDLIAEEDIVVTISRGGYVKRTKTDDYRSQKRGGKGVRGTKLREDDIVDHFFVSTTHHWLLFFTNKGRVYRAKAYELPDAGRDARGQHVANLLAFQPDERIAQILAVRDYEAAPYLILATKGGLVKKTALKDYDSPRSGGVIAINLRETADGDDDELIGAELVSAEDDLLLISKKAQSIRFTATDDALRPMGRATSGVKGMSFREGDELLSMNVVRPGTFVFTATDGGYAKRTPVDEYRVQGRGGLGIKAAKIVEDRGSLVGALVVEETDEILAITLGGGVIRTRVNEVRETGRDTMGVQLINLGKRDAVVGIARNAEAGREAEEVEGSEDTEAATAQAAESTVEGNVEGTQPSTGEHEE; encoded by the coding sequence ATGGCCGACGAAAACACCCCTGTGACCCCTGAAGAGGAGCCCGCCGTCGCGGGTGTGGGCATGCGTGTCGAGCCCGTGGGGCTCGAGACGGAGATGCAGCGCTCCTACCTCGACTACGCGATGTCCGTCATCGTCTCGCGTGCGCTGCCCGACGTACGGGACGGTCTCAAGCCCGTCCACCGCCGGGTGCTGTACGCGATGTACGACGGCGGTTACCGGCCCGAGAAGGGCTTCTACAAGTGCGCCCGTGTCGTCGGTGACGTCATGGGCACGTACCACCCGCACGGTGACTCCTCGATCTACGACGCGCTGGTGCGACTGGCGCAGCACTGGTCGATGCGCATGCCGCTGGTGGACTCCAACGGCAACTTCGGTTCTCCGGGCAACGACCCGGCCGCCGCCATGCGGTACACCGAGTGCAAGATGATGCCGCTGTCCATGGAGATGGTCCGGGACATCGACGAGGAGACCGTCGACTTCCAGGACAACTACGACGGCCGCAACCAGGAGCCGACGGTTCTGCCGGCGCGCTTCCCGAACCTGCTGGTCAACGGTTCCGCGGGCATCGCGGTCGGTATGGCGACCAACATTCCGCCGCACAACCTCCGTGAGGTCGCGGACGGTGCCCAGTGGTACCTGGAGCACCCGGAGGCCTCGCAGGAGGAGCTCCTGGAAGCGCTGATCGAGCGGATCAAGGGCCCCGACTTCCCGACGGGTGCGCTCGTCGTGGGCCGCAAGGGCATCGAGGAGGCGTACCGCACCGGCCGTGGCTCGATCACGATGCGCGCGGTCGTCGCGGTCGAGGAGATCCAGAACCGGCAGTGCCTGGTCGTGACGGAGCTTCCGTACCAGACCAACCCCGACAACCTCGCGCAGAAGATCGCCGACCTGGTGAAGGACGGCAAGATCGGCGGGATCGCGGACGTCCGTGACGAGACCTCGTCGCGTACGGGTCAGCGTCTGGTCGTGGTGCTGAAGCGGGACGCGGTCGCCAAGGTCGTGCTGAACAACCTGTACAAGCACACCGATCTGCAGACCAACTTCGGCGCGAACATGCTGGCGCTGGTCGATGGTGTGCCGCGCACCCTGTCGATCGACGCGTTCATCCGTCACTGGGTTACGCACCAGATCGAGGTCATCGTCCGGCGTACGAAGTTCCGTCTGCGCAAGGCGGAGGAGCGGGCGCACATCCTGCGCGGCCTGCTCAAGGCGCTGGACGCGATCGATGAGGTCATCGCCCTCATCCGGCGCAGCCAGACGGTCGAGGTGGCGCGTGAGGGCCTGATGGGCCTGCTGGAGATCGACGAGATCCAGGCGAACGCGATCCTGGAGATGCAGCTGCGCCGGCTGGCCGCGCTGGAGCACCAGAAGATCACGGCCGAGCACGACGAGCTCCAGGCGAAGATCAACGAGTACAACCAGATCCTGGCGTCGCCCGAGCGGCAGCGGCAGATCGTCAGCGAGGAGCTGGCGGCGATCGTCGACAAGTTCGGCGACGACCGGCGTTCCAAGCTGGTGCCCTTCGACGGTGACATGTCCATCGAGGACCTGATCGCCGAGGAGGACATCGTCGTCACGATCTCGCGCGGCGGCTATGTGAAGCGCACGAAGACGGACGACTACCGCTCGCAGAAGCGCGGCGGCAAGGGCGTGCGCGGTACGAAGCTCAGGGAAGACGACATCGTCGACCACTTCTTCGTGTCGACGACGCACCACTGGCTGCTGTTCTTCACGAACAAGGGCCGGGTGTACCGGGCGAAGGCGTACGAGCTGCCGGATGCCGGCCGAGACGCCCGTGGTCAGCATGTCGCCAACCTGCTTGCCTTCCAGCCGGACGAGCGGATCGCCCAGATCCTGGCGGTCCGTGACTACGAGGCCGCGCCCTATCTGATCCTGGCCACGAAGGGCGGTCTCGTGAAGAAGACCGCGCTGAAGGACTATGACTCGCCGCGTTCCGGTGGTGTCATCGCCATCAACCTCCGGGAGACGGCGGACGGCGACGACGACGAGCTGATCGGTGCGGAGCTGGTATCGGCCGAGGACGACCTGCTGCTCATCAGCAAGAAGGCCCAGTCGATCAGGTTCACTGCGACGGACGATGCGCTGCGCCCGATGGGCCGTGCCACTTCGGGCGTGAAGGGCATGAGTTTCCGCGAAGGAGACGAACTGCTCTCGATGAATGTTGTCCGGCCGGGTACGTTCGTGTTCACTGCCACCGATGGTGGGTACGCGAAGCGGACCCCCGTCGACGAGTACCGCGTTCAGGGTCGTGGCGGCCTGGGAATCAAGGCTGCCAAGATCGTGGAGGACAGGGGCTCGCTGGTCGGCGCGCTGGTGGTCGAGGAGACTGATGAGATCCTCGCCATCACGCTCGGCGGTGGTGTGATTCGTACGCGAGTCAATGAAGTCAGGGAGACGGGCCGTGACACCATGGGCGTCCAACTGATCAATCTGGGCAAGCGCGATGCCGTCGTCGGGATCGCCCGCAACGCCGAAGCCGGCCGTGAGGCCGAAGAGGTCGAGGGGTCCGAGGACACCGAGGCCGCGACGGCGCAGGCTGCCGAGAGCACGGTCGAGGGCAATGTCGAAGGCACGCAGCCTTCGACAGGGGAGCACGAGGAGTAG